The genomic segment GCTACGTGTACACCCTTCCCACCCCGTTCAAGGAGCAGGGTAAGGATTACAAGTGCCCCCAGTGCAACGCGCCCCGGTCGCGATTCGCAAACTACGACCCGGAGACGGGCAaggcgtccggcggcgccgcgtccaacgcgccgctcatcaccaccgccgccaccgtgcTCGGACTCGCCGGCATGGGATACTACCTCGCCCAGCTCCTCTAATAAGTGAAACGGTGAAAAGTGAAAAGCGAaaggcgccggcgggtgAGAGCTTTGAGGGTGTTCGTGTCTTGTTCTAATATGATGTTCTAACCTCCGTATCatcacctcgtcgtcgtctatCCGTCGTCTATTCCGGCTAGCTAGAGCGCCCGTTCGCActcgtcgaggtgcgcgaaCAGCTTGGGCATCTGCGCGAAAGGACCGTCCCCGCATCTGTGGCACCGGAGTTTCGCCATCGCAACcccggcttcctcctcctcctcgtcccagtccaccctcccgcgcgcgcgcagcgccgcgacaacgtcgtccgcctccttgAAGAAGTCCGTCGCGAACGTGTTCCAGTGCCGCCGCGTCTTCATGCCGCTCCCGCGCAGATCGCTCGACACGAGGTGCATGTGCAGCGTCGGCATCGACGGTTTGGCGTGAAAACCGGCGCGAAGAAGCGGCGCGATTGTTTCTTCGCCCCCGTTCACCTTTGCCGCAttctccgccgcgattgCCCGTCCGACCGTCGCCATCCGCTCCACCAGCTCGGCGTGCGAAGCCCTCAGCGCGGACGGTCCAGCCGCCAGCGACGTGTCTCTCGCGAGCACCAGGTAGTGCGTTCTCGCCTTGGGGTACTTATCCGTCAGCACCACGAGGTCGGAGTCGAACCACTTAACGCCCTCTTTACCGCCCGGGTCGGCCGCTATGTCGACGAGGCCCCTGGCCCACGGCGCTACCGAAGGCTTCGCGACGGATGACTTGGCGACGGACTTGGCGGGACTCGCGGCGGACTTGGCCGCGCCCATCAtcaccgcgaacgcgtccggCCCGGACCTCTTCTTTGTCGTCTCCTCGACGTTTTTCgtctcccccgtcgcgagtccatcgcgccctccttcgcgcgcccgggtcccttcttcgcgcgccgccgccgccgccgccgccatccatccgacgcgcggcggcgccaacgacgcgtacgccgccgccgcgttgtcCTGCTCCCACGCGTTGACGCACCTCGTCACTTTAACGTAGCCGTCCGTCGTCTTGGGCGGCGCGTTGTCCTTTCCGCCCATCATCCGCTTCACCGCTTTCACGCCCCCTTCGCCCTCCACCCCGCCGACGTGGTTGACCCTGGCTCGGACCCTGGCGAACACCTCCTCCCGCGGCAGGTCGAAGTGGACGCACTCGcaacgcgcgccgagctcgcgcgccaaAGCGAGAAAGTCCGCTCGCTGCTCGTCGGTGAGCCCGCaccgatcgacggcgacgtgttTGGGCGATCGCGGGTCCGTCagcgctcgacgcgccgccacGAGGCACTGCTTGCGCGTGCCCCTTCGTCCGTTCTTACCTATGGTGTCCTGGTTAGCGACGCACCACGCGTTGGGCGGGAGCTTGGCGCACAGCGTGCTCTTACCGGAGCCCGGCGGGCCGCAAAAGACGAGGACCACCGGCGTCGGTTCGGGCTCGGGATCgggatcgacgtcgtccttgACGCGCTTGGACGCCGGCTGcgtttcgtcgtcgtcgtcgtcgcggcgggatTCCGCGCCCCGTTTCGTTCCCCCCTCTTcggcccccgccgcgccttcgccgtcgccgccggcgcgggccgaCGGcttcgccgaacgcgccgcgacccATCGAACCGATCCCGGCTCGGGTTCCGTGGTGAGCAGCCCGAAGCAGTCGCCATCCTccagcgtcgcctcgtcgttcTTCCGCAGTAGCCTCCGCCTgtggccgtcgcgcccggggaACCACGGCGTGGGGTTCGTGCCGACGCTGCGGATCCTCaacccggcgccgtcgttcacCACATAGGCGTGGACCTGCACTCTCGATACCCCCGCAGGATCCAGGCCGAGCCGGCGACAGCACGCGCGGCCCATCGGGACGACCgggccggcgtcgtccgcgggttcgcgcccgACAGGGGGCCACGCGAACGGGTCGCGCGTGGCGTgaccgtcgacgtccatgcGCGCCCCATCGACGTGCGACACGAGCGGCATGGTCCAcgaaggcgcggcgcgctgtgcGGTGAGAGGTCGTCCCCACTCCTGTCCCAGATTGGCCGGACAGTGCGATGGGTCGGTCGACATCCGGGATCGAAAAAAAAACGCCTCGGACAGTCTCCGAGCCGCGGTCAACGATCATCACTTCCACTTCCACCCGTCGCCGGTCAACGACATGGGCTGCGGCGTCTCCCGCCTccccgacgaccgcgacgatcgcgcgacgtcgcaacaacgtacgccgccgcgacgttccatcgccgccggaccCGTCTTCGAGCACTACGTCGCCACGCACCACGGCGGCAGGGTCCACCCCGTGACGTACGATTacgattccgacgacgaaACGCAGCCGTGGCTTCCCCGGGAGGAGCGGAGGGTGCTGCGGATCCTCGCCGAGAGACGCGGGGAGttcgcgtcccgcgccgaggtgcgcgcgatTCAAAAGGCGTACCTCGAGACCCTGCGCGAGTACGCGGCGGGCGATTACGCCAacgccaccgtcggcgtttccacgcgcgcgctcgctcgaTGGCATCCGGGTCTTCGGGAAAACCCcctggcgcggcgcgtcgtcgcaaccttcgacgtcgacggcgacggtaagctcgacgcgaacgagtggctcgcggcgtgcatGACCTCGTGTCGACGCTGGAGGAGACGACGCACGGAGCGATGTCGCTGACGAGGCGAACTCGGATGGCGGAGGGACTGGTGCGAAGGTtcgacgccaacggcgacgggggactGGAGATGAACGAATTTCTCAACCTGCTGAACGCGGAGGACTACCTCGGCAGG from the Micromonas commoda chromosome 8, complete sequence genome contains:
- a CDS encoding predicted protein; the protein is MMGAAKSAASPAKSVAKSSVAKPSVAPWARGLVDIAADPGGKEGVKWFDSDLVVLTDKYPKARTHYLVLARDTSLAAGPSALRASHAELVERMATVGRAIAAENAAKVNGGEETIAPLLRAGFHAKPSMPTLHMHLVSSDLRGSGMKTRRHWNTFATDFFKEADDVVAALRARGRVDWDEEEEEAGVAMAKLRCHRCGDGPFAQMPKLFAHLDECERAL
- a CDS encoding predicted protein, which produces MGCGVSRLPDDRDDRATSQQRTPPRRSIAAGPVFEHYVATHHGGRVHPVTYDYDSDDETQPWLPREERRVLRILAERRGEFASRAEVRAIQKAYLETLREYAAGDYANATVGVSTRALARWHPGLRENPLARRVVATFDETTHGAMSLTRRTRMAEGLVRRFDANGDGGLEMNEFLNLLNAEDYLGRFTVEMYAFDGASPPRKPRKTYL